CTGGCCTTCGTAGTGATCCAGATCATTTGGCTTGCCGTCCGTCAAGACGATCAGCAACTTGCGCGCGCTCGGCTCTTCGGCCAGCTGTGCGCTGACATGGCGGATCGCGGCGCCAAGGCGGGTATAATGGCCGGGTTTGAGCGCTCCGATATTCGCGGTGATCTCGCCGGACATGGGCGTATCGAAGTCCTTGCAGCGGGTCAGGAACACGCGGTCGCGCCGCAGCGAGGAAAAGCCCCAGATGCCCAGCCGGTCTCCGGCGGCGTCGATACCGCCAGCCAGCGCGGCCATCGCTTCGCGCGCCACCTCGATCACCGATGTGTCGCCAATGGCGGCCTCGGTCGAGCGCGAGGTGTCGATCAGGAACGCGACCGACAGATCACGCTCGGTCTGACGCGCGGATTGCCAGATCCGGTCCGACCCGCGCCCCGTCGCCTTCAGATCGGCGCGCGCAGTCAGCAGCGCGTCGAGGTCCAGCTCGGAGCCGTCCACCTGGCGCGGTTGCAGGATGCGGCGCGGGCGCAGCGCATCGAACTGGCGCCGCACTTCGCGCATCCGGCGCTCGTCAGGTTGAAAACGCGTATCGCCGGGCTGCGCGGGCGCGTCCAGAACGCGGCAATGCGCGTCCATGTAGCTGCGGCTGCGGTGGTTCCACTCGGGGTAGGTGTGAATGCCCGCCAGCGCCTCGTGATCGGCATCGGCGGGCGACAGGTCCAGATGCAGACGCAGGCGCGTTGCGGCCTTGCGGTCCTGCTTGGACAGGACGATCTCGTCCTGATCATCCGCCGCCTTCTGAGCATTCTCATCATCGTCGTCATCGACGCTGCGGTTGATGTTCATCGATTCGACCCAGGACAGGATCGACTCGAACCGGTGCATGATAAAGCTGTCTTTGCGGTTTTGCTGCTCCTGATCCTTGCGCAAACCCAGCTTGCGGTTGGTCAGGGCGGCGTTCGGCGGCGGTGCGGCCGGATCGGCCTGCTCGTCCCCTGCAGCCGCGCCCTGCCCCGGCGCGGCAAAGCGCAGCCAGATGGGAACAGGTGCCGTGGGCATATAGCCGCGCGGCGCTGGCGCGCTGGCCAGAACGGGCGCGCCACCACACAGCTGATCGCGGATGGCAGCTTCCATTGCCGCCTCCTGCGCGGGGCGCAGGAGATCGGGGCGCGCCGCGACGCAATGCCGTGCCATCTGCGCGTAGGGCTGCCGCAATCCGGGGCAGGCGGCATAGGCCGCATCTGACGCGGCGGCGTTGGCGCGGATCTGGGCGCAATCCTGCGCCGGGCCTTCGCCCGACAGATCAAGCCGGGACACATCCATCAGCGCTGCCAGCGCCGTCAGCCAGAAATAGGCGGCACGGTTCAGCGCCGCATCTGGAAAAGCGGCAATGAAGGGCGGCAGCGACAGCCGCTCGCCATCATATGCGGCGACCCATTCACGATCTTGATCCGCGCCCAGCTTGCGGCGCAGGGGCTGGCGATGCTTTACCACCGTCGCCGCTGCCTCATTCAGCTCGGTGCCCGGCGCGCCGCCGAGCGAGCGAAAGAGCACCGCCAGGCTTGGCCGGACCGAGGCCAGCGTGACGCTCGCCTCGGGAAAGGTGACACCGGCGCCGATTCCGTTGGCCATGTCGTGCCACAGATTGCCAACGGTCTCTTCCGGCTCCATCAGATCAAGAAGGTGCATGGGATCTATCCGTATATGGTCGAGACAAGGTCGCGCAGCGCCTGCTGCGTGTCAGACTCATCACTCAGCGGTTCGATCACGGCAGCCTCCAGCGCCTGATCGACGCCCATGCCGGATGCCATCAAGGTCGCGGCATAGATCAGAAGACGGGTCGATACGCCCTCTTCCAGATCCATGCCCGAGAGGCGCCGGATATGGCCCGCCAAGCGCACCAGAGGCGCAACGCGGCCCGGCTCCAGCCCGCTTTCAGCGGCGACGACGGCGATCTCGGTCTCGGCCTGGGGGAAGTCGAAGCTGATCGACAGGAACCGCTGGCGCGTCGACGGTTTCAGCCGTTTCAGCACGTTCTGGTAGCCGGGATTATAGCTGGCCACCAGCATGAAGCCCTTGGGCGCGACCAGCTCTTCGCCGGTGCGGTCGATCATCAGGGTGCGGCGCGTGTCGGTCAGCGGGTGCAGCACCACGGTGACGTCCTTGCGCGCCTCGACCACTTCGTCGAGATAGCAGATGCCGCCCTCGCGTACCGCGCAGGTCAGCGGGCCGTCGACCCAGACCGTCTCGCCGCCCTTGAGCAGGTAGCGCCCGATCAGGTCGGCCGCCGACAGATCGTCATGGCAGGCGACGGTGTAGAGAGACTTGCCCATCTTGGCGGCCATATGCTCGACAAAGCGGGTTTTGCCGCAGCCGGTAGGCCCCTTCAAAAGAAGGGGCAAACCGTTTTCATAAGCTGTCTCGAAGAGGTCGCATTCGCGGCCCGTCGCCTTGTAGAAAGGCAGCTTTGGTGTGGTTGCGATATTCATGGGTTACTCTCCAGGAACTGGGTTGGCGGGACCGGGCTCGATGATCTCGCGTTTGCGCACCACCAACATCGAGTAGATGTAGAGGAGTGCACCGATCACGACCGCGGCCCCCGCGCCGAAGCGCATCATGTAGAAGATGGCCAGATCGTCCTGCACCGTCATGTAGTAGTCACCGATGACGCGCTGCATATGCGTCTGGATGGTGCCTGCGAAGGTCAGCACGAAGGTCATGAACGCCATGCCGCCTGTCATCAGCCAGAAGGAGGCCATGTTGAGCACCTGGTTGTAAGGCGCGCGGTTCTTCAGCATCGGGAAGGCATAGGTGAACATCGCAAGGTTGAGGGCCACGTAAGCGCCGTAGAACGACAGGTGCCCGTGGGCTGCGGTGATCTGCGTGCCGTGGCTGTAGAAGTTCACCCCGTGCAGCGTGTGCAGGAAGCCCCAGACACCCGCGCCGAAGAAGGCGACGGTGGAGGATCCGAGCGACCACAGGAGCGCCGCCTTGTTCGGGTGGTTCTTGCGGCCCTTCCAGACCATGACAAAGGCGAATGTCATCATCAGGAAGAAGGGGATCACCTCGAAGGTAGAGAAGATGCTGCCAACCCACTGCCAGTAACCCGGCAGACCGATCCAGTAGAAGTGGTGGCCAGTACCGAGGATGCCGCTGAAAAGCGCGGTGGCGACGATGACATAAAGCCACTTCTCCACCACTTCGCGGTCAACGCCCGTCAGCTTGAGCAAGAGGAACGCGAGGATCGACGCCATGACCAGCTCCCAGGTCGCTTCGACCCAGAGATGGACGACGAACCACCAGTACATCTTGTCTAGGCTGAGGTTGTCGGGGTTGATGAAGGCAAAGATCCAAAGCAGCGACAAAAGCCACAGACCCATGAGCAGCACGTTGGTGATCGCCGTCTTCTTGCCCGCCAGCACCGTCATCGAGATGTTGAAGAGGAAGATCAGGGCCGCGACGAGGATGCCGAACTTGACCCAGAGCGGTTGCTCGAGAAATTCGCGTCCGCCATGGATGCCGACAAGATAGCTGCCCACCGCGCCCAGCGTGCCGACCAGAAGGATGATCAGCTGAACATAGGCCAGCATGGGCGAGTAGATCTCGCGCTCGCTCTCCTCGGGGATGAGGAAATAGGCCGCGCCGAAAAAGCCCAGCAGCAGCCAGACGATAAGGGCGTTCGTGTGGATCATGCGGATCACGTTGAACGGCAGGATCTCGGACAGGAAGTTGGGCGAGACATAAATCCACCCGGCGACAAGCCCGCCGGTGACCTGGATGCCAAAGAGGGCGATGGCTGCCAGGAAGTACCAGTAGGCGACTTTTTGAGATTGATATTTCATTGGGGTATCCTTTCCTGCGCCTTAGCCGGCGTCGTTGGGCGGCCAGCCCTGCGTGTCAGTCTGATCGGCCCAGCGCAGAAACTCGGCCAGCCCGCGGATCTCTTCGTCAGTGAAGATGTATTCGGGCATCTGGCGGCGCCCTTCGATGCCGCTGGGCTGCGCCTCGATCCAGCCCTTGAGCGTCTCGAAAGCGCCCTCGGGATCATCCATCACGCCCCAACGTGTCATTACGTTGCCGACTTCGGGCGCGAAATACGCGCCTTCGCCGTGCAGGCTGTGACAGTTGATGCAGGATTCGCGCTCCCAGACATGCTTGCCGCGAATGACGTCTTCGGACAGCTCCATGCCTGCGGTCGAGACCTCGACCACGTATTTATGTGAATGGACGGTCATCGCTATGAAAACCACGACAAAAAATATCGAGCCTCCATAAAAGATGTTTCGCGCCCGCGATTTGGTCAGAATTTCGGCCATGCTGCGGCTCCTTGGATTCGGGATACTCCCAGTCCTAGACGCAGTTCCCGTCCAAGAGTTTGCGCTGGAACAAAGTTTGGCGCAGTCGGGCGTCTAATCTGTCTCGATGGAGGGCTGCACCATGCCGAAACCGAGACTGGATGATCCGGATTTGCCGCTTGCGGATATGATGCGGCTCTGGCCGCAAACCGTGCCCGTGTTCATCCGGCACGGCATGCTGTGCGTCGGGTGCCTGATCGGGCCGTTTCATACAATTGTCGATGCCTGCGCCGAATACGATCTGGACGAAGCGAGCTTTCTGTCGGAGCTGCAGGACGCGATATCGGACTGATGCGGGCGGGCTAGCCCTGGCTCAGCACGACCAGCGCATGGGGGTCGGTCACGGTGATCCGCTTGCGTTTGCTTGCGACCAGGCCACGTTTTTCCCAGGCGCTTAGCAAGCGACTGACAGTGTGCAGCGTGGTGGCCGTCAATTCGGACAGATCCTGCCGCGTGATGGGAAAATCAATCTCGATCCCGCCAGGCACCTTGCGGCCAGTCTGACTGATCAGACGCAAAATGGCATTGGCCACGCGCTGCTCGACCTGCTGCGTTGCCAATTCGACAATACGGGTATTCATCTCGCCCACCCGGTGGCCCAGCGTCTTGTAGGTTTCGGTGGCAAAGCCGTCATAATCCTGAATGAAGCTATCCCACAGGCGCATCGGCCAGCTGAGCACGATCGATTCGGTCGCCGTGATCGCAGTCGCGGGATAGGTCACGCGGCCAAGAACCTTGGCCATTCCCAAAAGCTGCCCCGCAGGAATATGCAAGGCTGTGACCTGCTCGCCCGTCGGTGTGATCCGCACCACGCGCACATAGCCATCCAGCAGCATGAAAAATCGGTCGGCCGGCGCCCCTTCATCAAAGATCGAAACGCCCGCGTTATACCGGCGCGACGTTGCCTGATCGAGAATCGCGCGAATCTGTTGCCGATCCAGCCGCGAGAAGGGCGGCAGGTGCGTCAACAGGCTCTCATCCAACCGGGAAAGCACTTTATTCTGGGGCGTCGCGTCCATGCGCCCCTCATGCCACAGATTCCGCAGGTGACGCCACATCGAAACGCGGATTGGTGCCGGCGCGGTTTTGCACAACGTCGCGAAACTTTGCGCCAGCGCAAAAACTGATTGGCGAAACTTGCGTAGACACCGGGTCAGAAGACAACGCGATCAGAAAGGAAATCACATGATCCGCACGCTCCTCACATCCGCCGCCCTCGTCGCCATGATTGGCGGCCCCGCGCTGGCCGAGACTTTCGAAGTCAAGATGCTCAACAAGGGTTCTGACGGCGATCGCATGGTGTTCGAGCCCGCCTTCGTCCAGGCCCAGCCGGGCGATACGATCCGGTTCCTGGCCACGGACAAAGGCCATAACGCCGAGGTCAACGAAGACATGATCCCCGACGGCGCCGAGCCCTTCGCAGGCAAGATCAACGAGGAAATCGAAGTCACACTGGACGTTGAAGGCGTCTATGGCGTGATCTGCAAACCGCATTACGCGATGGGCATGGTGATGACGATCGCAGTGGGCGATGTCGATGCGCCCGAAGACTTCTTTGAGGGGCGCATCCCGCGCAAAGCCCAGGAACGCTTCGAAGCTCAACTCGAAAATCTTTGATTACCTACCGGCGCGCGGGCCACGCGGCCCCGCGCCACCAGCCACTCCAAAGGAGAAAGCTATGACCAAATTCATTAATCCGGGCCTCATGAAGACCAGCCGCCGCAACGTATTGCGCGGCAGCGTTCTGGCAGGTGCCGCCGCCATGACCGGCGCCGGTGCATTGGCGGCTCCGCGCCGCCAGAAACTGCACAAGGCAGACGCTGCATCGGCCAAGATCTACAAGGCAGCAGCCGAGCAGAAGGCAGAAAGCACTGCCAAGCCGGCCGACCTTTCGGGCTATACCCGCGTCAAGCAGGAGCTTGTCGCACCTCCCTTTGCGCCCGAGCATGAGCAAGTGGCGACAGGCGGCCCCAAGATCGTCGAAGTCGAGCTGGTCACAACCGAACGCATGATGATCGTCGACGAGGATACCGGCGCCTCCATCTGGGCGCTGACCTATAACGGCTCGGTCCCCGGTCCGCTGATCATCGTCCACGAAGGCGACATCGTCGAAATGACGATCCGCAACCCCGTGGACAGCGCGATGGAGCACAACGTCGACTTTCACGCATCGACCGGCGCATTGGGTGGCGGTGGCCTGACCCACGTCTATCCCGGCGAAGAGGCCGTGCTGCGCTGGAAGGCGACCAAGCCGGGCTGCTTCACCTATCACTGCGCCCCTGGCGGTGCGATGATCCCCTATCACGTCTGCCACGGCATGAACGGCGCCGTCATGGTGCTGCCGCGGGACGGGCTGAAGGACAAGGATGGCAATCAGCTAAAATACGACAAGATCGCTTATATGGGCGAGCAGGACTACTATCTGCCCAAAGACGAAAACGGCGATTTCAAATTCTATGACACCGCCGGCGACGATTACGCGGACAGCCTTGAGGCGATGGCGACGCTGACCCCAACGCACCAGGTGTTCAACGGAGCCGTTGGCGCCCTGACCGGCCAAGGCGCGCTGAAGTTCAACGTGGGCGAGACCGTGCTGATGGTGCACAACTCTTGCAACGTGGACAGCCGTCCGCACCTTATCGGCGGTCATGGCGACTATGTCTGGGAAACCTCCTTCGACGTCGCGCCGCTGACCTCGATGGAGACATGGTTCGTGCGTGGCGGAAGCGCGGCGGCGGCGATGTATACCTTCGAGCAGCCGGGCGTCTATGCCTACGTCAACCACAACCTGATCATCGCCGCACTCAAGGGTGCAACCGCGCATTTCGTGGTCGAGGGTGAGTGGGACAACAACCTGATGGAACAGGTCGTCGCACCGCGCCCCTTCGAAGCCTGATCAACCTCTGGAAAGGTAACACATCATGTCCGCCGTCAAGAGCCTGGGAAATGCCAAGACGCCTCTTCGTCTGGTGCTCATCGGCCTCTTGGCGGCGGCTACCCTCGGGGGCGTGCTAAGCCAGCGCGCCCCCGATCCCTCAATCATGCCCAGCATGGCAGAGCGTCCCGTCACCCTGCCAAACGGCAACGCAATCTACGTGCAACGCCATGAGGTTTCGGTCGCCGAGTGGAACACCTGCAATGCCGATGGGGCCTGCACGTTGAAATTGCGGGTCCGGCCCGATCAGGATGCCGCGCTGACCCCTGCGACTGGCCTCAGCTATGTTGACGTTCAGGAATACCTCACCTGGATCAACGCGAAATCGGGCCACAGTTTTCGTCTGCCCACCGCCTCGGAGTGGGAGCACATGGCCGCGTCGGTCCTCAATCACGGGGCCGAGCCGCTCTTTACCGATCCGTCCCTGACTTGGGCGTCCACCTACCTCGTCGAGGGCATCACGCCGCGCGCCCTGAAACCGCAGGGCAGCTTTTCCACCTCGCCCGAAGGCATCGCCGATCTCGACGGCAGTGTCTGGGAATGGACCCAGGACTGCTACGCTGGCGTGTCGGAAGGCGTCGACCCGGCCCGCTGCCCGGCCTTCTTTGTCGGAGGAGAGCATGTCGCGGCCATGTCCTACCTGATCCGCGACCCTGCCCGCGGTGGCTGCGCCGTCGGGTCGCCCCCGGCACATCTTGGAATGCGCCTCGTCAGCGACGAAGCCGTTTGAGCGTCGCAGGCAGCGTTTCAATGCGCGCCTTGGCAAACCAAAGCATCTGACGCATCGGGATAACCCGATCGAACTGGCGCGCCAGATGCCATGAAGCAGCCTCGATGCCTTCATTCGTCCGCCTTGCGATCGAACCCGCGATCTGCGCGGCCGCCAAGCGGTTCGACATCGACAAGCCACCGCTTGCATTGCACCATGACAGAAAATGTCGCACGGCATCCCGGCCTGCTCGCAGGTCGGTCCACAGCTGCTGCATCGTTCCTGAATCCGCACAACTGAAAAAGCCATGCGTCATGCCAAGCACACCCCTTCAGTCTTACATGATTTGCACCGCCCCGCGCAGTGGAAGCACTCTGCTATGCCGTTTGCTTGCGGCAACAAAAATCGCGGGCAATCCCGACTCGCACTTTCACTCGCCATCGCTTGACGATTGGCTGGATGACTACGGCCTGAAGCGGGCCGATTACGCTGATACGGAAGACTGCCTTCGCGCTCTAATCAACAGCGCCATCGCGCGAGGCAAAGGCGGCACGGATATCTTCGGCTTGCGGTTGCAGCGCCCCAGCTTTGACTACGTCATGCAGCAACTGGGACGACTCTTGCCCGGCCAGATGCGTGACGCGCGCCGCATCGAACAAGCCTTTGGCGCGACTTTGTACATTCACCTGACACGCTCCGACCGCTTGGGCCAGGCAATCTCGTATGTGCGGGCCGAACAGACGGGCCTTTGGCATCGCAATGCCGATGGCACAGAGCTGGAACGCCTCGCCCCTGCGCAGGACGCGCGGTACGACGCGGCCGCCATCAGGGGACAAATGGCTGCGCTCACTGCTCTGGACGCAGCTTGGGAGCGATGGTTCGAGCGCGAAGGAATAAGGCCTTTGCGTCTTACATATGACGCCCTTTCCGAACAACCTCAACGGATCCTCGCCGAGGTGCTTGCTGCGCTGTACCTTGATCCAGGCCACGCCCGGTCCGTCGAACCGCCGACGGCAAAGCTTGCTGATGATGTGAGCCGCGCATGGCGTGATCGGTTCGAAAGCGAGAGTTGATCAAAGCCTATGCTGGCTGCCGGCGCGTTTTAGGCAGCCAGAAAGGCTCCCGCCTTTAAAGCGCTCGAGATGCTGAGAGATGATCGGCGGATCAGGCATTGCTGAAAAAATCCGCAACCGCCCGCTTACAGATATCCTCTCGCGGCGGCCCCGCGCAACGCACTCGGCAAAGCGCGAAATGCGCCGCTTCAGGTGATCATCTCCAGCCGCTCTTTGCTCAGATCACCCGGAACAATCGTAATCGGGATCGGCAGGCTCCCCGCGCTGCGGCTGAGCTGACTGACCAGCGGGCCCGGCCCTTTGCCATCCGCCGACGCGCCCAGCACCAGAACACCCACCTCGGGATCCTCGGATATCTGCGCGATAATTTCGGCCACAGGCTCGCCTTCGCGGATAATCAACTCGGGGTTCACCCCTTGCTTGTCGCGCATCCATTTGGCGAACACCTCGAAATGCGCCTCGATGCGCTCGCGCTGCTCTTCGCGCATGATGTCGCCAACGCCGATCCAATGGTTGAATTCTTCGGGCGGGATGACTGACAGAACCTTGACGCCGCCTTGGGTATGCGCCGCCCGCATCGCGGCAAAACGCATGGCATTCAGGCATTCGCGGCTGTCGTCGAGGACGACCATGAACTTGCGCATTCTACTCTCCAGATGGGGCCGGGCGATCATGCCACCGGCCCCGCCCTGGTGCAAGATCAGGCGATCAGGCCGCGCCCGCGGAGCAGCGCCTCCGGCCCGGGCATCTTGCCCCGGAATGCCAGATAAAGCGTTTCCCCATCGGCAGATCCGCCGCGCGAGAGGATGTTGTTTTCCAGCGATTGCGCCCGTTCAACATCGAAGGCGCCTCCGGCCTCGGTGAACGACTGAAAGGCGTCAGCGTCCATCACCTCGGACCACATGTAGCTGTAATATCCCGAACTGTAGCCGTCCCCGGCAAAGACATGCGCGAATTGCGGTGTCGCGTGGCGCATGGTGATCGCGTCCGGCATGCCCAGCTCGGCCAGCACTTCGGTCTGCCGCGCCATCGCGTACTTGGGCGCCGCGCCCTCGTGAAACGCCAGATCGACAAGGGCTGAGGCGACGTATTCGACTGTCTGAAACCCCATGTCATAGGTCGCGGCATCCAGCACCTTTTGCAGTAGATCCCGCGGCATCGGCGCGCCCGTCTCGGCATGGGTGGCAAACTCGCCCAGCACTTCGGGCACTTCCAGCCAGTGCTCATAGAGCTGGCTGGGCAACTCCACAAAATCGCGCGCGACGGAGGTGCCGCTGACGCTCTCGTAGGTCACGTCTGACAGCATCTGGTGCAGCGCATGACCGAACTCGTGAAAAAGCGTGCGTGCGTCATCGTAGCTGAGCAGCGCGGGATCGCCCTTGGCGAAGTTGCAGACGTTGATCACGACCGGGCCCTGCCGCTCAGGGAATTTTGCCTGTCCGCGCATGGCGCTGCACCACGCGCCCGAGCGTTTGGAGCCGCGCGCGAAATAGTCGCCGATGAAGACCGCCACATGCGCGCCGTTCCGCGTCACCTCCCACGCCCGGCAATCGGGGTGATAGAGCGGCACATCGACCGGCTTGAACTCCAGCCCGAAAAGGCGATGCGCGCAGGCAAAGGCCGCTTCGATCATGCGGTCGAGTTGCAGATATGGCTTCAGCTCGGCCTCATCCAGATCATGCTCGGCCTGCCGCCGCTTTTCCGAATAGTAACGCCAATCCCACGGCGCCAGATCGGCGTTGATGCCGTCCTCATGCATCATCGCGGTCAGCACCTCGGCATCGCGCAGCGCCTGCGCCTTGGCGGGCTCCCAGACCTGCATCAGCAAATCACGCGCGGCGGCAGGCGTGCCTGCCATCTCGGTCTCCAGCTTGAAGGCGGCGAAACTGTCATAGCCGAGGAGCCTCGCACGCTCCTCGCGCAGGGCCAGCGTCTCGTTCGCGATCTCGCGATTATCCGTCTCGCCGCCGCTCGCACCGCGTGCGCTCCAAGCGGCAAAGGCCCGCTCGCGCAGATCGCGGCGGGGCGAGAATTGCAGGAAGGGCACGATCAGCGAGCGCGACAGGGTGATGATAGGCGCTTCCAGCCCCTTTTCCTTGCCCGCATCGCGCGCGCTGCGCTTCAGGAACTCCGGCAGGCCGGTCAGCGCGTCCTCGTCCAACTCCATGTGCCAGCCCGCCTCATCGGCCAGCAGGTTCTGGGTGAACTGCGTCCCCAGCTCCGCAAGCCGCGCCATGATGGCCTGCATCCGCGCCTCCTCGGCCCCGGTCAGCGCCGCGCCGCGCCGGCGAAAGCCGCGATGCGTCAGCATCAGGACGCGCGCCTGCTCATCCGTCAGGTCCAGCCCATCCCGCGCCTCCCACAGCGCCTCGATCCGCGCGAAAAGCGGCTTTTGCGCATAGATCCACGACGAATAGGCCGCCAGCTTGGGCGCGAAATCGCGCTGGAGCGCCTGACGCGCGGGATTACTGTCGGCGCCTGCGACGGTGTAGAAAACGCTCAGCACCTGGTTCAGCGCCTTGCCCGATGCTTCAAGCGCCTCGACCGTGTTGGCAAAACTCGGCGTTTCGGGGTTCTCGGAAATCGCCATTATTTCCGCCCGCGCCAGCGTCAGCGCCGTTTCCAGCGCGGGGGCGAAATCGGCATCCTCGATCCGGTCGAACGGGGCGATCGTGTAGGGCGTGTCCCAGTGGCCCAGAAGCGGGTTCGTCATGTGTCCTCCTTGGCGCCGCAAACCGCGCAATCGCGGCGGCGCTCCGTCTTGATCCGGCGCGCGTCCGAATAGAGCGCGTCGTAGATGAAAAGAGTTCCGCGCAGCGGCGCGCCCGCTCCGGTGATCAGCTTGACCGCCTCGCCCGCCATCATCGAACCGATGACGCCGGGCAGCGGCCCAATCACGCC
This portion of the Roseovarius nanhaiticus genome encodes:
- a CDS encoding nitric oxide reductase activation protein NorD, yielding MHLLDLMEPEETVGNLWHDMANGIGAGVTFPEASVTLASVRPSLAVLFRSLGGAPGTELNEAAATVVKHRQPLRRKLGADQDREWVAAYDGERLSLPPFIAAFPDAALNRAAYFWLTALAALMDVSRLDLSGEGPAQDCAQIRANAAASDAAYAACPGLRQPYAQMARHCVAARPDLLRPAQEAAMEAAIRDQLCGGAPVLASAPAPRGYMPTAPVPIWLRFAAPGQGAAAGDEQADPAAPPPNAALTNRKLGLRKDQEQQNRKDSFIMHRFESILSWVESMNINRSVDDDDDENAQKAADDQDEIVLSKQDRKAATRLRLHLDLSPADADHEALAGIHTYPEWNHRSRSYMDAHCRVLDAPAQPGDTRFQPDERRMREVRRQFDALRPRRILQPRQVDGSELDLDALLTARADLKATGRGSDRIWQSARQTERDLSVAFLIDTSRSTEAAIGDTSVIEVAREAMAALAGGIDAAGDRLGIWGFSSLRRDRVFLTRCKDFDTPMSGEITANIGALKPGHYTRLGAAIRHVSAQLAEEPSARKLLIVLTDGKPNDLDHYEGQHGIEDSHMAVREARAAGESLHGIVIDEDGQDWFARIFGRGGFTLLPNPARLTRALPDIYRTLTQEN
- a CDS encoding CbbQ/NirQ/NorQ/GpvN family protein, producing the protein MNIATTPKLPFYKATGRECDLFETAYENGLPLLLKGPTGCGKTRFVEHMAAKMGKSLYTVACHDDLSAADLIGRYLLKGGETVWVDGPLTCAVREGGICYLDEVVEARKDVTVVLHPLTDTRRTLMIDRTGEELVAPKGFMLVASYNPGYQNVLKRLKPSTRQRFLSISFDFPQAETEIAVVAAESGLEPGRVAPLVRLAGHIRRLSGMDLEEGVSTRLLIYAATLMASGMGVDQALEAAVIEPLSDESDTQQALRDLVSTIYG
- a CDS encoding cbb3-type cytochrome c oxidase subunit I, which gives rise to MKYQSQKVAYWYFLAAIALFGIQVTGGLVAGWIYVSPNFLSEILPFNVIRMIHTNALIVWLLLGFFGAAYFLIPEESEREIYSPMLAYVQLIILLVGTLGAVGSYLVGIHGGREFLEQPLWVKFGILVAALIFLFNISMTVLAGKKTAITNVLLMGLWLLSLLWIFAFINPDNLSLDKMYWWFVVHLWVEATWELVMASILAFLLLKLTGVDREVVEKWLYVIVATALFSGILGTGHHFYWIGLPGYWQWVGSIFSTFEVIPFFLMMTFAFVMVWKGRKNHPNKAALLWSLGSSTVAFFGAGVWGFLHTLHGVNFYSHGTQITAAHGHLSFYGAYVALNLAMFTYAFPMLKNRAPYNQVLNMASFWLMTGGMAFMTFVLTFAGTIQTHMQRVIGDYYMTVQDDLAIFYMMRFGAGAAVVIGALLYIYSMLVVRKREIIEPGPANPVPGE
- a CDS encoding c-type cytochrome; its protein translation is MAEILTKSRARNIFYGGSIFFVVVFIAMTVHSHKYVVEVSTAGMELSEDVIRGKHVWERESCINCHSLHGEGAYFAPEVGNVMTRWGVMDDPEGAFETLKGWIEAQPSGIEGRRQMPEYIFTDEEIRGLAEFLRWADQTDTQGWPPNDAG
- a CDS encoding DUF1858 domain-containing protein, with translation MPKPRLDDPDLPLADMMRLWPQTVPVFIRHGMLCVGCLIGPFHTIVDACAEYDLDEASFLSELQDAISD
- a CDS encoding Crp/Fnr family transcriptional regulator, whose product is MDATPQNKVLSRLDESLLTHLPPFSRLDRQQIRAILDQATSRRYNAGVSIFDEGAPADRFFMLLDGYVRVVRITPTGEQVTALHIPAGQLLGMAKVLGRVTYPATAITATESIVLSWPMRLWDSFIQDYDGFATETYKTLGHRVGEMNTRIVELATQQVEQRVANAILRLISQTGRKVPGGIEIDFPITRQDLSELTATTLHTVSRLLSAWEKRGLVASKRKRITVTDPHALVVLSQG
- a CDS encoding pseudoazurin; protein product: MIRTLLTSAALVAMIGGPALAETFEVKMLNKGSDGDRMVFEPAFVQAQPGDTIRFLATDKGHNAEVNEDMIPDGAEPFAGKINEEIEVTLDVEGVYGVICKPHYAMGMVMTIAVGDVDAPEDFFEGRIPRKAQERFEAQLENL
- the nirK gene encoding copper-containing nitrite reductase; its protein translation is MTKFINPGLMKTSRRNVLRGSVLAGAAAMTGAGALAAPRRQKLHKADAASAKIYKAAAEQKAESTAKPADLSGYTRVKQELVAPPFAPEHEQVATGGPKIVEVELVTTERMMIVDEDTGASIWALTYNGSVPGPLIIVHEGDIVEMTIRNPVDSAMEHNVDFHASTGALGGGGLTHVYPGEEAVLRWKATKPGCFTYHCAPGGAMIPYHVCHGMNGAVMVLPRDGLKDKDGNQLKYDKIAYMGEQDYYLPKDENGDFKFYDTAGDDYADSLEAMATLTPTHQVFNGAVGALTGQGALKFNVGETVLMVHNSCNVDSRPHLIGGHGDYVWETSFDVAPLTSMETWFVRGGSAAAAMYTFEQPGVYAYVNHNLIIAALKGATAHFVVEGEWDNNLMEQVVAPRPFEA
- a CDS encoding formylglycine-generating enzyme family protein, which gives rise to MSAVKSLGNAKTPLRLVLIGLLAAATLGGVLSQRAPDPSIMPSMAERPVTLPNGNAIYVQRHEVSVAEWNTCNADGACTLKLRVRPDQDAALTPATGLSYVDVQEYLTWINAKSGHSFRLPTASEWEHMAASVLNHGAEPLFTDPSLTWASTYLVEGITPRALKPQGSFSTSPEGIADLDGSVWEWTQDCYAGVSEGVDPARCPAFFVGGEHVAAMSYLIRDPARGGCAVGSPPAHLGMRLVSDEAV
- a CDS encoding Stf0 family sulfotransferase → MPSTPLQSYMICTAPRSGSTLLCRLLAATKIAGNPDSHFHSPSLDDWLDDYGLKRADYADTEDCLRALINSAIARGKGGTDIFGLRLQRPSFDYVMQQLGRLLPGQMRDARRIEQAFGATLYIHLTRSDRLGQAISYVRAEQTGLWHRNADGTELERLAPAQDARYDAAAIRGQMAALTALDAAWERWFEREGIRPLRLTYDALSEQPQRILAEVLAALYLDPGHARSVEPPTAKLADDVSRAWRDRFESES
- a CDS encoding universal stress protein, giving the protein MRKFMVVLDDSRECLNAMRFAAMRAAHTQGGVKVLSVIPPEEFNHWIGVGDIMREEQRERIEAHFEVFAKWMRDKQGVNPELIIREGEPVAEIIAQISEDPEVGVLVLGASADGKGPGPLVSQLSRSAGSLPIPITIVPGDLSKERLEMIT